In the Helicoverpa armigera isolate CAAS_96S chromosome 28, ASM3070526v1, whole genome shotgun sequence genome, one interval contains:
- the LOC110377680 gene encoding uncharacterized protein LOC110377680, which translates to MVLATRSVLYIFTIITAIHDLHSIDTFGYDSSEMPSWLNGQGSRKPLIVVIGRNYQSRSSDEIVQVYSSSIEYEDSNRNYRFDKVKTANNIYDTLLGGKTNDDSNNMLRDGQVDENSEEQIEKEIMIADALRSRCQAIVECEEKCPDDEPKKKPKKKNSCSESNDECDATTEKCSESCETPKPKQEKYCPKSCKAVFDHLINCPPPGNRKKKKENKKKKGCGPATGKTMPPNWKTGSEDECD; encoded by the exons ATGGTGCTGGCAACACGCtcagttttatatatttttacaataataactGCAATA CACGATCTACACTCGATCGATACATTTGGATATGACTCCTCAGAGATGCCTTCCTGGCTAAACGGACAAGGCTCAAGAAAACCACTAATTGTTGTAATAGGACGTAATTATCAATCAAGGAGTTCAGATGAGATAGTACAAGTCTACTCATCATCAATAGAATATGAAGATTCTAATAGAAATTACAGATTTGATAAAGTGAAGACTGCAAACAATATTTATGATACTTTGTTGGGGGGTAAAACAAACGATGATTCTAATAACATGTTGAGA GATGGTCAAGTAGACGAAAATTCGGAGGAACAAATAGAAAAGGAAATAATGATAGCAGACGCACTTCGTTCCCGATGCCAAGCTATTGTTGAATGTGAAGAAAAGTGTCCTGATGATGAACCGAAAAAGAAACCAAAAAAGAAGAATTCATGTTCTGAATCTAACGACGAATGTGATGCTACAACAGAAAAATGTTCAGAGAGTTGTGAAACGCCTAAACCGAAACAAGAAAAGTATTGTCCAAAAAGCTGCAAGGCTGTCTTTGACCATCTTATAAATTGTCCTCCACCAGGCAatcggaagaagaagaaagaaaataagaagaagaagggTTGTGGCCCCGCTACGGGAAAGACTATGCCACCAAATTGGAAGACTGGGTCTGAAGATGAATGCGATTAA